Part of the Bacteroidota bacterium genome, AAACATTGGTAGCCAAAAATGGATTATTTGTTATTTTACCTCTAAAAATATACTTTTTCAGAAATCGTTTTAATGAGCTATCCTTCATCACATCCAGTGGGGCAGTCATTAGCTTCGCTTCTTTCACTTCAAAACCAGAATCCTCCAATAATCTAACAATTCTTTTCTTGGTATAGATTCGAGCATTGGCCCAGCGTTCGTGTAAAGGCCTGGGTAGCCATGAGAAAAAGGGAACTCTATTCCATGGGAGCAAAGGTAATTTTGCTCCGTGTGTTTCTAACAGCCACCATTTGTGTGGTACTGTGATAGCTATCTTTCCCCCGGGTTTTAAAAAGTGCTTGAATCGCCTAACCGTTTTCTCTGACTTAAAATGCTCAATCACTTCAAAACATATCAATCGATCAAATTTCTGATCAGGAACTTCTTCCTCAACATTCATTAAAAGAATTTGACAATTTTGAAGATACTGTTCTGAACA contains:
- a CDS encoding class I SAM-dependent methyltransferase, which produces MSIVDKNRFKDGHYIGLPASHNDLFVKTRAELVRQIPNFIGNDLSMVDIGCGNGNTVVLLAKEFQNCTGVDIFPENKVAFEQTCSEQYLQNCQILLMNVEEEVPDQKFDRLICFEVIEHFKSEKTVRRFKHFLKPGGKIAITVPHKWWLLETHGAKLPLLPWNRVPFFSWLPRPLHERWANARIYTKKRIVRLLEDSGFEVKEAKLMTAPLDVMKDSSLKRFLKKYIFRGKITNNPFLATNVFVWAELKQ